The proteins below come from a single Rosa rugosa chromosome 2, drRosRugo1.1, whole genome shotgun sequence genomic window:
- the LOC133734078 gene encoding probable LRR receptor-like serine/threonine-protein kinase At3g47570 — protein MTLFQASSNKMRVLAVEVILIVCCLSNAVFICCHSSSMHLDHPFTSRQKGNETDRLALFAIKGNIHHDPNRVLSSWNNSIHFCLWHGVTCSSRHHQRVTMLDLNSQGLAGSISPHIGNLSFLRDLHLSNNSFTQEIPPQIGHLRRLQVLALMNNSFTGRIPANISNCFNLTYLSFSKNKLVGEIPSNLGFLSKLQELVLQLNNLTGEIPPSLGNLSSLTIFAASHNNLVGSIPSSLGQLKMLTFFSLASNKLSGTIPPSIYNLSAIVDFHVGLNQIQGSISSHLSTAFPNLRFFNIAKNEFIGAIPLSISNATSLVKFTVGNNYLTGQVPNLRKLHNLQIFEVMFNHLGSGNQGDLSFVSELMNATQLRLLILGFNNFGGTLPTSISNLSTSLEWLWVQGNQLHGSIPTGLVNLVNLQSLALSVNSFTGSIPADIGKLSKLVELLLRFNQFSGSIPSSLGNLTMLNDLYLNANNLSGSLPLSLGKCRGLLELRLSQNNLNGTIPQQLLIGLLSLSIFLDLSRNYFVGSLPEQIGKLRNLGALDVSENMLSGELPNSLGDCESLEILQLQGNSFKGLIPSSMKDLRGLQYLDLSRNNLSGHIPQFFEGFGNLENLNLSFNHLWGEVPVEGVFKNASATSVVGNTALCGGIAELRLPVCKSEVSKARGLSRTIKIVMDLVSGFTLLVIAMVLSFLLHRKKRKAIKLSTLGNSFLQVSHAMLLKATDGFSSTNLIGEGGFGSVYKGILDGDRVVAVKVLNMVHSGASKSFIAECEALRNIRHRNLVKIVTACSSVDFRGNDFKALVYEFMENGSLEEWLHLTTGIETVMNAPKTLSLVQRLDIAIDVASALDYLHNHCETPIVHCDLKPSNVLLDKELTAHVSDFGLARFLSKLTDNVSGNQSSSIGIRGSVGYAAPEYGMGSEVSTYGDVYSFGILLLEMFTGKKPTDPMFSDGLNLHNFVKTALPEHVEEITDSLLEGGITTIDEARNQPIASQLQKIEECLTLIFGTGIACSAESPANRKDISDVVSELHTIRNNLLG, from the exons ATGACTCTTTTTCAAGCAAGTTCGAACAAAATGCGGGTTTTGGCTGTGGAAGTGATCTTAATAGTATGCTGTCTTTCTAATGCAGTATTTATTTGCTGTCATAGCTCCTCCATGCATTTGGACCACCCCTTCACCTCTAGGCAGAAAGGAAATGAGACCGATAGGCTGGCACTCTTCGCCATCAAAGGCAACATACATCATGATCCCAACCGAGTCCTGAGCTCTTGGAATAACTCCATTCACTTCTGCTTGTGGCACGGCGTCACTTGCAGTTCAAGGCATCACCAGAGAGTCACCATGCTGGACCTCAACTCCCAAGGCCTGGCTGGCTCCATATCCCCACACATAGGAAATCTGAGCTTTCTAAGGGATCTTCACCTCTCTAACAATAGCTTCACTCAAGAAATTCCTCCACAAATTGGGCATTTGCGTAGGTTACAGGTACTAGCTTTAATGAATAACTCATTTACTGGCCGTATTCCTGCCAACATATCCAATTGCTTCAACCTCACCTATCTCTCTTTCAGTAAAAACAAGCTAGTGGGTGAAATTCCTTCCAATCTTGGTTTCTTGTCTAAGCTTCAAGAACTTGTTCTACAACTTAATAATTTAACGGGAGAAATCCCTCCTTCCTTGGGGAACCTTTCATCTCTTACAATATTTGCTGCATCTCATAACAACTTGGTGGGGAGCATCCCTAGTTCTCTAGGCCAATTGAAAATGTTaacctttttttctttggcaAGTAATAAGTTGTCTGGTACCATCCCTCCTTCCATTTACAACCTATCTGCTATTGTTGATTTTCATGTGGGGCTAAACCAAATTCAGGGGAGTATTTCCTCACACTTGAGCACTGCGTTTCCTAACCTTAGGTTCTTTAATATTGCGAAGAATGAATTTATTGGGGCTATTCCGTTGTCGATATCCAATGCAACAAGTCTAGTGAAGTTCACTGTTGGAAATAACTATCTAACAGGACAAGTGCCCAATTTACGAAAGCTTCATAACCTCCAAATTTTCGAAGTCATGTTCAATCATCTCGGAAGCGGTAATCAAGGCGACTTGAGCTTTGTCTCAGAGTTGATGAACGCCACACAGTTAAGACTGTTGATTTTAGGCTTCAACAATTTCGGAGGGACATTGCCGACATCAATATCCAATCTCTCAACCAGTCTTGAATGGCTTTGGGTTCAAGGAAACCAACTACATGGAAGCATCCCAACTGGTTTAGTAAATCTTGTGAATTTGCAATCGCTCGCTTTATCAGTAAACTCCTTCACAGGTAGCATTCCCGCTGACATTGGGAAGCTTTCAAAACTTGTTGAATTGCTTCTTCGGTTCAACCAATTTTCAGGAAGCATTCCATCTTCTCTTGGAAATTTAACCATGTTAAACGATCTCTACTTGAACGCAAATAATCTTAGTGGCAGCCTCCCTTTGAGTCTAGGGAAATGCCGCGGGTTGTTGGAATTGCGTCTTTCTCAAAATAATCTTAATGGTACAATACCCCAGCAACTACTTATTGGCCTCCTCTCCTTATCAATTTTTCTCGACTTGTCCAGAAACTACTTTGTTGGTTCCCTTCCTGAGCAGATCGGCAAGTTGAGGAATCTAGGTGCACTTGACGTTTCTGAGAACATGTTATCGGGAGAGCTTCCTAATAGCCTCGGCGATTGTGAAAGTTTAGAAATCCTACAGTTGCAAGGCAATTCCTTCAAGGGGCTCATTCCATCATCTATGAAGGACTTGAGAGGTCTTCAATATTTAGACCTTTCCCGAAACAATTTGTCAGGACATATTCCACAATTCTTCGAGGGCTTTGGAAACTTGGAGAATCTGAACCTATCCTTCAATCACTTATGGGGGGAAGTACCCGTTGAAGGTGTTTTTAAGAATGCAAGTGCAACATCAGTTGTTGGAAACACCGCACTCTGCGGAGGTATTGCAGAGCTTCGACTTCCTGTGTGCAAATCTGAAGTGTCTAAAGCAAGAGGTTTGTCTCGTACAATAAAAATAGTTATGGATTTAGTATCCGGGTTTACTCTATTGGTAATTGCTATGGTGCTATCCTTCTTACTTCATCGTAAGAAAAGGAAAGCAATCAAGTTGAGCACTTTGGGGAACTCTTTTTTGCAAGTCTCGCATGCTATGCTCCTAAAAGCAACTGACGGGTTTTCTTCCACTAATTTGATTGGTGAGGGTGGTTTTGGTTCTGTGTACAAAGGAATTCTTGATGGTGATAGAGTTGTCGCTGTAAAGGTGCTTAACATGGTACATAGTGGAGCTTCAAAGAGTTTCATAGCTGAATGTGAAGCACTGAGAAATATCAGACATCGAAACTTGGTCAAGATTGTAACTGCATGTTCAAGTGTTGATTTTCGTGGAAATGATTTCAAGGCTCTAGTTTATGAATTCATGGAAAATGGGAGCTTAGAAGAGTGGTTGCACCTAACCACTGGAATTGAAACGGTAATGAATGCACCCAAAACTTTAAGCCTTGTCCAGAGGCTCGATATCGCCATTGATGTTGCTTCTGCATTGGATTATCTTCACAATCATTGTGAAACACCAATAGTTCACTGTGATCTCAAACCAAGTAACGTTCTTTTGGACAAAGAGCTGACTGCACATGTTTCTGACTTTGGGCTGGCAAGATTTCTCTCAAAATTAACTGATAACGTTTCTGGAAATCAATCAAGCTCCATTGGAATAAGAGGATCGGTTGGTTATGCTGCTCCAG AGTATGGTATGGGAAGTGAGGTGTCAACATATGGGGATGTGTACAGCTTTGGCATTCTCTTGTTAGAAATGTTTACCGGGAAGAAACCCACTGATCCTATGTTCAGTGATGGCTTGAATCTTCATAACTTTGTGAAGACGGCTTTACCTGAACATGTTGAGGAGATTACGGATTCACTACTTGAAGGAGGCATCACCACTATCGATGAAGCTCGCAATCAACCCATCGCAAGTCAACTACAGAAGATTGAAGAGTGCTTGACGTTGATATTTGGAACTGGAATTGCATGTTCTGCTGAATCCCCAGCAAATCGAAAGGATATAAGTGATGTTGTATCTGAATTGCACACCATCAGGAACAATCTTCTTGGCTAG